The following coding sequences lie in one Apium graveolens cultivar Ventura chromosome 1, ASM990537v1, whole genome shotgun sequence genomic window:
- the LOC141678878 gene encoding plant UBX domain-containing protein 7-like isoform X2, with protein sequence MENEISTEHQMLISSFLEIAAGQTVDTARQFLQATGWKLEDALQLFYVGNDSGIVAASSEFPPLVTESTQNEESLSGPGKDLSQEHALPDESEVRAPLPVKRDVLYDGPMLYGPRMGNTSHGARSVVPFRNFDQELKHPGIWEADQSSASAVDNSRDNLASLYRPPFAIMLQGPFEKAKDAAKSQNRWLLVNLQSTREFSSHMLNRDTWANEAVAQTIISNFIFWQVYDDTEEGSKVCTYYKLDSSPIVLVIDPITGQKMRSWRGMVQPETLLEDLIPFLDGSPKDHHISLSHKRPRETTQVTPQKVQAGETNEDEEMLLALAASMEGIKDTSGVSRDMDITDAEEEKYKLKKPTFPPLPEEPKADKKADKNLLCKVGVRLPDGRRLQRNFLRTDPIQLLWSFCNSQLDEADARQFRLNQAIPGASRFLEYESNLTFGESGLANSMISVTWE encoded by the exons ATGGAGAACGAGATTTCAACTGAGCACCAGATGCTTATATCTTCCTTTCTCGAAATCGCTGCTGGTCAGACTGTAGACACTGCTAGACAATTCTTACAG GCCACTGGTTGGAAGCTTGAGGATGCTCTTCAGCTCTTTTATGTTGGAAATGATAGTGGAATTGTTGCAGCATCTTCAGAATTTCCTCCTTTAGTGACTGAAAGTACCCAAAATGAAGAAAGTCTAAG TGGACCAGGAAAGGACTTAAGTCAAGAACATGCATTGCCTGATGAGTCTGAAGTACGAGCTCCTCTACCAGTTAAGAGGGATGTTCTCTATGATGGGCCAATGCTTTATGG ACCTAGAATGGGCAATACTTCTCATGGAGCTCGTTCGGTTGTACCATTCCGAAATTTTGACCAGGAACTAAAGCATCCTGGGATCTGGGAAGCAGACCAATCTTCTGCATCTGCAGTTGATAATTCTCGAGATAATCTTGCCTCATTATATCGTCCACCTTTTGCAATAATGCTCCAAGGGCCCTTTGAGAAG GCAAAAGATGCAGCTAAATCTCAAAACAGATGGCTTCTGGTTAATTTACAGTCCACAAGGGAATTCAGCTCCCATATG CTTAACAGGGACACCTGGGCAAATGAGGCTGTTGCACAAACCATCATTTCTAATTTCATCTTCTGGCAG GTATATGATGACACCGAGGAGGGCAGTAAGGTCTGTACTTACTACAAGTTGGATTCAAGTCCTATAGTTCTTGTTATTGACCCCATTACGGGACAGAAAATGCGATCATGGCGGGGAATGGTTCAACCAGAGACATTGCTGGAG GATCTTATACCATTCTTGGATGGTAGCCCTAAGGATCATCATATCAGTTTGTCTCATAAAAGACCTAGAGAAACTACTCAGGTTACCCCTCAGAAAGTGCAAG CAGGTGAAACTAATGAGGATGAGGAAATGCTATTAGCATTAGCAGCTTCAATGGAAGGCATTAAAGATACTAGTGGAGTCTCACGAGATATGGATATAACTGATGCTGAGGAAGAAAAATACAAATTGAAGAAGCCAACATTTCCACCCCTGCCTGAGGAGCCAAAAGCTGATAAGAAAGCTGATAAGAACCTCCTTTGCAAGGTTGGAGTGCGACTTCCTGATGGACGAAGGCTGCAGAGGAACTTTCTACGCACTGACCCAATACAG ctGTTGTGGTCATTTTGCAATTCCCAACTTGATGAAGCTGATGCTCGACAGTTCCGCTTGAATCAAGCAATCCCGGGTGCTTCAAGATTCTTGGAATATGAAAGCAACTTGACGTTCGGTGAATCTGGTTTAGCTAACTCAATGATTTCGGTCACTTGGGAGTGA
- the LOC141678878 gene encoding plant UBX domain-containing protein 7-like isoform X3, protein MENEISTEHQMLISSFLEIAAGQTVDTARQFLQATGWKLEDALQLFYVGNDSGIVAASSEFPPLVTESTQNEESLSGPGKDLSQEHALPDESEVRAPLPVKRDVLYDGPMLYGPRMGNTSHGARSVVPFRNFDQELKHPGIWEADQSSASAVDNSRDNLASLYRPPFAIMLQGPFEKAKDAAKSQNRWLLVNLQSTREFSSHMLNRDTWANEAVAQTIISNFIFWQVYDDTEEGSKVCTYYKLDSSPIVLVIDPITGQKMRSWRGMVQPETLLEDLIPFLDGSPKDHHISLSHKRPRETTQVTPQKVQGETNEDEEMLLALAASMEGIKDTSGVSRDMDITDAEEEKYKLKKPTFPPLPEEPKADKKADKNLLCKVGVRLPDGRRLQRNFLRTDPIQLLWSFCNSQLDEADARQFRLNQAIPGASRFLEYESNLTFGESGLANSMISVTWE, encoded by the exons ATGGAGAACGAGATTTCAACTGAGCACCAGATGCTTATATCTTCCTTTCTCGAAATCGCTGCTGGTCAGACTGTAGACACTGCTAGACAATTCTTACAG GCCACTGGTTGGAAGCTTGAGGATGCTCTTCAGCTCTTTTATGTTGGAAATGATAGTGGAATTGTTGCAGCATCTTCAGAATTTCCTCCTTTAGTGACTGAAAGTACCCAAAATGAAGAAAGTCTAAG TGGACCAGGAAAGGACTTAAGTCAAGAACATGCATTGCCTGATGAGTCTGAAGTACGAGCTCCTCTACCAGTTAAGAGGGATGTTCTCTATGATGGGCCAATGCTTTATGG ACCTAGAATGGGCAATACTTCTCATGGAGCTCGTTCGGTTGTACCATTCCGAAATTTTGACCAGGAACTAAAGCATCCTGGGATCTGGGAAGCAGACCAATCTTCTGCATCTGCAGTTGATAATTCTCGAGATAATCTTGCCTCATTATATCGTCCACCTTTTGCAATAATGCTCCAAGGGCCCTTTGAGAAG GCAAAAGATGCAGCTAAATCTCAAAACAGATGGCTTCTGGTTAATTTACAGTCCACAAGGGAATTCAGCTCCCATATG CTTAACAGGGACACCTGGGCAAATGAGGCTGTTGCACAAACCATCATTTCTAATTTCATCTTCTGGCAG GTATATGATGACACCGAGGAGGGCAGTAAGGTCTGTACTTACTACAAGTTGGATTCAAGTCCTATAGTTCTTGTTATTGACCCCATTACGGGACAGAAAATGCGATCATGGCGGGGAATGGTTCAACCAGAGACATTGCTGGAG GATCTTATACCATTCTTGGATGGTAGCCCTAAGGATCATCATATCAGTTTGTCTCATAAAAGACCTAGAGAAACTACTCAGGTTACCCCTCAGAAAGTGCAAG GTGAAACTAATGAGGATGAGGAAATGCTATTAGCATTAGCAGCTTCAATGGAAGGCATTAAAGATACTAGTGGAGTCTCACGAGATATGGATATAACTGATGCTGAGGAAGAAAAATACAAATTGAAGAAGCCAACATTTCCACCCCTGCCTGAGGAGCCAAAAGCTGATAAGAAAGCTGATAAGAACCTCCTTTGCAAGGTTGGAGTGCGACTTCCTGATGGACGAAGGCTGCAGAGGAACTTTCTACGCACTGACCCAATACAG ctGTTGTGGTCATTTTGCAATTCCCAACTTGATGAAGCTGATGCTCGACAGTTCCGCTTGAATCAAGCAATCCCGGGTGCTTCAAGATTCTTGGAATATGAAAGCAACTTGACGTTCGGTGAATCTGGTTTAGCTAACTCAATGATTTCGGTCACTTGGGAGTGA
- the LOC141678878 gene encoding plant UBX domain-containing protein 7-like isoform X1, giving the protein MENEISTEHQMLISSFLEIAAGQTVDTARQFLQATGWKLEDALQLFYVGNDSGIVAASSEFPPLVTESTQNEESLSGPGKDLSQEHALPDESEVRAPLPVKRDVLYDGPMLYGPRMGNTSHGARSVVPFRNFDQELKHPGIWEADQSSASAVDNSRDNLASLYRPPFAIMLQGPFEKAKDAAKSQNRWLLVNLQSTREFSSHMLNRDTWANEAVAQTIISNFIFWQVYDDTEEGSKVCTYYKLDSSPIVLVIDPITGQKMRSWRGMVQPETLLEDLIPFLDGSPKDHHISLSHKRPRETTQVTPQKVQVAAGETNEDEEMLLALAASMEGIKDTSGVSRDMDITDAEEEKYKLKKPTFPPLPEEPKADKKADKNLLCKVGVRLPDGRRLQRNFLRTDPIQLLWSFCNSQLDEADARQFRLNQAIPGASRFLEYESNLTFGESGLANSMISVTWE; this is encoded by the exons ATGGAGAACGAGATTTCAACTGAGCACCAGATGCTTATATCTTCCTTTCTCGAAATCGCTGCTGGTCAGACTGTAGACACTGCTAGACAATTCTTACAG GCCACTGGTTGGAAGCTTGAGGATGCTCTTCAGCTCTTTTATGTTGGAAATGATAGTGGAATTGTTGCAGCATCTTCAGAATTTCCTCCTTTAGTGACTGAAAGTACCCAAAATGAAGAAAGTCTAAG TGGACCAGGAAAGGACTTAAGTCAAGAACATGCATTGCCTGATGAGTCTGAAGTACGAGCTCCTCTACCAGTTAAGAGGGATGTTCTCTATGATGGGCCAATGCTTTATGG ACCTAGAATGGGCAATACTTCTCATGGAGCTCGTTCGGTTGTACCATTCCGAAATTTTGACCAGGAACTAAAGCATCCTGGGATCTGGGAAGCAGACCAATCTTCTGCATCTGCAGTTGATAATTCTCGAGATAATCTTGCCTCATTATATCGTCCACCTTTTGCAATAATGCTCCAAGGGCCCTTTGAGAAG GCAAAAGATGCAGCTAAATCTCAAAACAGATGGCTTCTGGTTAATTTACAGTCCACAAGGGAATTCAGCTCCCATATG CTTAACAGGGACACCTGGGCAAATGAGGCTGTTGCACAAACCATCATTTCTAATTTCATCTTCTGGCAG GTATATGATGACACCGAGGAGGGCAGTAAGGTCTGTACTTACTACAAGTTGGATTCAAGTCCTATAGTTCTTGTTATTGACCCCATTACGGGACAGAAAATGCGATCATGGCGGGGAATGGTTCAACCAGAGACATTGCTGGAG GATCTTATACCATTCTTGGATGGTAGCCCTAAGGATCATCATATCAGTTTGTCTCATAAAAGACCTAGAGAAACTACTCAGGTTACCCCTCAGAAAGTGCAAG TTGCAGCAGGTGAAACTAATGAGGATGAGGAAATGCTATTAGCATTAGCAGCTTCAATGGAAGGCATTAAAGATACTAGTGGAGTCTCACGAGATATGGATATAACTGATGCTGAGGAAGAAAAATACAAATTGAAGAAGCCAACATTTCCACCCCTGCCTGAGGAGCCAAAAGCTGATAAGAAAGCTGATAAGAACCTCCTTTGCAAGGTTGGAGTGCGACTTCCTGATGGACGAAGGCTGCAGAGGAACTTTCTACGCACTGACCCAATACAG ctGTTGTGGTCATTTTGCAATTCCCAACTTGATGAAGCTGATGCTCGACAGTTCCGCTTGAATCAAGCAATCCCGGGTGCTTCAAGATTCTTGGAATATGAAAGCAACTTGACGTTCGGTGAATCTGGTTTAGCTAACTCAATGATTTCGGTCACTTGGGAGTGA